Proteins encoded by one window of Rutidosis leptorrhynchoides isolate AG116_Rl617_1_P2 chromosome 7, CSIRO_AGI_Rlap_v1, whole genome shotgun sequence:
- the LOC139858337 gene encoding plasma membrane ATPase 3-like — translation MGETDEVMEAVKKEVVDLETIPLEEVFENLRCSKDGLTDEDAARRLEIFGHNKLEEKKESKFWKFLGFMWNPLSWVMEIAALMAIGLANGGNKPPDWQDFVGIITLLVINSTISFIEENNAGNAAASLMAHLAPKAKVLRSGKWNEEDAAILVPGDIISIKLGDIIPADARLLEGDPLKIDQSALTGESLPVTKQPGEGVYSGSTCKQGEIEAVVIATGVHTFFGKAAHLVDSTNQVGHFQKVLTAIGNFCICSIALGMIVEIIVMYAIQHRKYRPGIDNLLVLLIGGIPIAMPTVLSVTMAIGSHRLSLQGAITKRMTAIEEMAGMDVLCSDKTGTLTLNKLSVDKTLIEIFVKGVDADMVVLMAARASRVENQDAIDAAIVRELADPKEARSGIHEIHFLPFNPTDKRTALTYIDGENKMHRVSKGAPEQILNLAHNKSDIERRVHHVIDKYAERGLRSLAVAYQEVPGGKKESQGGPWEFIGLMPLFDPPRHDSADTIRRALNLGVSVKMITGDQLAIGKETGRRLGMGTNMYPSSALLGQNKDESLIALPVDELIEKADGFAGVFPEHKYEIVKRLQARKHICGMTGDGVNDAPALKKADIGIAVADATDAARSASDIVLTKEGLSVIISAVLTSRAIFQRMKNYTIYAVSITIRIVLGFMLLALIWKFDFPPFMVLIIAILNDGTIMTISKDRVKPSPQPDSWKLSEIFATGIILGTYLAVMTVIFFWAAYDTNFFPRVFGVSSLQKGARDDFRKLASAIYLQVSTISQALIFVTRSRSWSYKERPGALLFGAFLVAQLIATLIAVYANWSFAAIEGIGWGWAGVIWLYNIVFYIPLDFIKFFIRYVNSGRAWDLVIDQRVAFNRKENFGKQDRELKWAQAQRTLHGLDPPEVQYVKRSNQYELNQMAEDSKRRAEMTRLRELLTLKGHVESVVKLKNIDIDTIQQSYTV, via the exons AATAAACCACCTGATTGGCAGGATTTTGTTGGGATTATCACACTTCTTGTCATCAATTCAACAATAAGCTTTATAGAAGAGAACAATGCTGGTAATGCAGCAGCATCCCTCATGGCACATCTTGCACCGAAagcaaag GTACTTCGCAGTGGAAAGTGGAATGAGGAAGATGCAGCCATTCTTGTTCCAGGTGATATAATCAGTATTAAACTCGGGGATATAATCCCAGCAGATGCTCGTCTTCTTGAGGGTGACCCTCTAAAGATAGACCAG TCTGCTCTGACTGGTGAGTCCCTTCCTGTTACAAAGCAACCTGGGGAAGGAGTTTATTCAGGTTCTACTTGCAAACAGGGGGAGATTGAAGCAGTGGTTATTGCTACAGGTGTGCATACCTTTTTTGGGAAGGCTGCACATCTTGTTGACTCTACAAACCAAGTTGGCCATTTTCAAAAG GTTCTGACAGCAATAGGAAACTTCTGTATATGTTCAATTGCACTGGGAATGATAGTAGAAATTATTGTGATGTATGCAATTCAACACCGTAAATATCGTCCTGGAATTGACAATTTGCTTGTACTTCTCATTGGTGGAATTCCTATTGCAATGCCAACAGTGTTATCCGTCACAATGGCAATTGGTTCCCACCGTTTATCTCTGCAG GGGGCTATCACAAAAAGAATGACTGCAATAGAAGAAATGGCAGGGATGGATGTTCTTTGCAGCGATAAAACTGGGACTCTGACTTTAAACAAGCTATCTGTTGACAAAACTCTAATTGAG ATATTTGTTAAAGGAGTGGATGCTGATATGGTGGTATTGATGGCTGCAAGAGCTTCTAGGGTGGAAAACCAAGATGCAATAGATGCTGCAATTGTAAGGGAATTGGCTGATCCAAAGGAG GCAAGGTCTGGCATTCATGAGATCCATTTCCTTCCATTCAACCCTACTGATAAGAGGACTGCATTGACGTATATTGATGGTGAAAATAAAATGCATCGTGTCAGTAAAGGTGCCCCTGAACAG ATTTTGAACCTTGCACATAATAAATCAGACATTGAGCGTAGGGTTCATCATGTGATAGATAAATATGCTGAGCGTGGTTTGCGATCCCTTGCAGTAGCATACCAG GAAGTCCCGGGCGGAAAGAAGGAAAGCCAAGGAGGTCCATGGGAATTTATTGGCCTTATGCCTCTTTTTGACCCGCCCAGACATGATAGCGCAGACACAATCAGACGAGCTTTAAATCTTGGTGTAAGCGTCAAAATGATCACAG GTGATCAGTTAGCAATAGGAAAAGAAACAGGGCGACGTCTTGGAATGGGGACCAACATGTACCCTTCATCTGCATTACTGGGACAGAACAAAGACGAATCACTTATTGCTTTGCCCGTTGATGAGTTAATAGAAAAGGCTGATGGATTTGCTGGTGTCTTTCCTG AACATAAATATGAGATAGTAAAACGTTTGCAAGCAAGAAAACATATATGTGGTATGACTGGTGACGGAGTAAATGATGCACCGGCTCTTAAGAAAGCAGACATTGGAATTGCAGTTGCTGATGCAACTGATGCTGCTCGTAGTGCATCTGATATTGTACTGACAAAAGAGGGTCTTAGTGTCATTATCAGCGCAGTACTAACTAGTCGAGCTATCTTCCAAAGGATGAAGAATTACACC ATATATGCAGTTTCCATTACTATCCGTATTGTG CTTGGTTTCATGCTACTGGCCCTCATATGGAAGTTTGACTTTCCTCCCTTCATGGTGCTGATCATTGCCATTCTTAACGATG GTACGATTATGACAATTTCGAAGGATAGAGTGAAACCGTCTCCTCAACCAGACAGCTGGAAGTTGTCAGAGATTTTTGCTACAGGAATAATTCTCGGTACCTACTTGGCTGTGATGACCGTTATTTTCTTCTGGGCAGCATACGATACCAACTTTTTCCCA CGTGTGTTTGGAGTTTCAAGCCTTCAAAAAGGCGCCCGAGATGACTTTAGAAAGCTAGCCTCTGCTATATATCTACAAGTAAGTACCATCAGTCAAGCCCTCATATTCGTTACCCGATCCAGGAGCTGGTCCTATAAAGAACGTCCCGGAGCTCTCCTTTTTGGCGCTTTCTTAGTTGCTCAACTG ATTGCAACATTGATAGCCGTTTATGCAAACTGGAGTTTTGCTGCAATTGAAGGAATCGGATGGGGTTGGGCTGGAGTTATATGGCTTTATAACATTGTATTCTACATCCCACTTGATTTCATCAAGTTTTTCATTCGATATGTTAATAGTGGTCGAGCTTGGGATCTCGTTATTGATCAAAGG GTTGCTTTCAATAGGAAAGAAAACTTTGGGAAGCAAGATCGTGAGCTGAAATGGGCCCAAGCACAAAGGACACTTCATGGACTGGACCCACCCGAAGTTCAATATGTTAAACGCAGCAACCAGTATGAACTTAATCAAATGGCTGAAGACTCTAAACGCCGAGCTGAGATGACAAG GTTGCGAGAGTTGCTTACGCTGAAAGGTCATGTGGAATCAGTTGTGAAACTCAAGAACATTGACATAGATACAATCCAGCAATCATACACCGTATGA